The following is a genomic window from Alkaliphilus sp. B6464.
CTTGTTAGAAAAATCTTTGAGGAAATTTAATAATTAAATCTCCTCAAATAAATATATAAATTCATTTAAACTATGTCCATTACCTAAAGAAGTAATAATGTCCATCAATTGATCTAATCCATGGTTTTGTACAAAAGTTTTTACTAACCTAAAGGACTTGGTATAAGCCTCATACTGATTTAGACTCTTAAACTGACCACTTAGTTCCTCTATTGTGTAATCTTTTTCTGAAAAAATAACTTCTTCTCCCCACTCGTAACCATCAATCATATACTCAAAGTATAAACTTACTCCTTCAGTAAACCACATAGGGAAATTTCCTCTGCCAACATGATCAGTAAAAAGGTGTACTAGCTCATGTAGCATTGGGCCTTCGTTATAAAATTTATAGTCTAATTCCTCTAGTTTATCTACCCAAAGTTCAGGATTTGCAATATGAATACTATCTCCATAATAAACACCCATAGGTGGTTCCCCTTTGCTAAGCATGGTAGTATTCATCATTAAATCTGTATTATTATATACTACTATCAATACCTTATCTTCTAATTTGTATGGAAAAACATCAGCAATTTGCTTGTATTTATCTTCCGCCGTATTGATAATTAAATCTAGAGTTTTTCTATCTATATTTTCATATCTGAAAATATAGGTATCTGTTTCTAATTCGTTAAAGT
Proteins encoded in this region:
- a CDS encoding peptidase MA family metallohydrolase is translated as MILERKNKAYNFRTVFIFLLLFMWLISSYTINTFGIIGTVRPLIRSIENRIVLYKTRNFNELETDTYIFRYENIDRKTLDLIINTAEDKYKQIADVFPYKLEDKVLIVVYNNTDLMMNTTMLSKGEPPMGVYYGDSIHIANPELWVDKLEELDYKFYNEGPMLHELVHLFTDHVGRGNFPMWFTEGVSLYFEYMIDGYEWGEEVIFSEKDYTIEELSGQFKSLNQYEAYTKSFRLVKTFVQNHGLDQLMDIITSLGNGHSLNEFIYLFEEI